The Quercus robur chromosome 7, dhQueRobu3.1, whole genome shotgun sequence genome has a segment encoding these proteins:
- the LOC126691762 gene encoding uncharacterized protein LOC126691762 gives MAEKGEKTCPICAEEMDFTDQQLKPCKCGYQMCVWCWHHIMEMAEKDGTDGRCPACRAPYDKEKIVGMAANCERLVAERNLERKQKLQKSKPKAASEGRKHLNDVRVIQRNLVYIIGLPLNLADEDLLQHREYFGQYGKVMKVSISRTANGVIQHSSNNSCCVYITYSKEEEAARCIQSVHSFVLDGRSLRACFGTTKYCHAWLKNLPCSNSDCLYLHDYGSLEDSFTKDDLVSAFERSRIQQIIGATNNLHRRSGNVLPSPAFENANTSISTAKPVARSPSNYTSNEVRGPPADNGSGRSSVPPNAASWVMRVSTSLPPVTSISVSGPSNQNPDISDNSQVLPLDVMTERSTHDATKSMIDEESWEVHSNAKLKPIESTKQFVDGNCQVVESNTNAESILDSTRATVTSSKHFSHLLAAKGINQNIAAQSTSTSSLELIKPSYSPGFLKDGSIHADGNVQGLCSDLSSTNNHNHFKQNFSGSVGPEGDLTQTKGAQQDDKELSGEASMSTAFMEAALMEGLLGLDDQQPKDFKGIHQQPSISCSPCLYQNLNQPSCHFWQHGEVSKQSNVVQDPRIVCMKQEEDAYQLTSESTVSSNGFNDNKINILPDFGGTFGSSSVFSEKGLGNLGIYEKPVLGVNNSAESDIGESSIISNILSLDIDTSEDSLTSPHNLVKFLSETGKQHASIKVPNLQKAQDKNQSRFSFARQEDYLNHISDFENSLGSIRHVPNEYSTSRDFVEKKHPYIDTYEHNFSSGSFLESGRYPSSDPFTSSKLPVSRAPTSIPPGFSVPTKATPPGFPSHGRMEQAFDPSAYRLLQNSARTGISGFTEDVESIDPAILEVGKGILKRGLNNAGFNMRPTLSQQFSPFEQDPRLNMLMQQSISPQQNLGFPDNFGNRFSPPHDAYRFSPMLLDQVQPNNPSALLTAQQIGNMQMSNGHWGGWNEARNVSGLGISELLQNERMGCNKFIPVYEDGKFPMSTFSNLPNREFGM, from the exons ATGGctgaaaagggggaaaaaacatGCCCTATATGTGCCGAGGAAATGGATTTCACAGACCAGcaattgaagccatgcaaatgtGGTTATCAG ATGTGTGTTTGGTGTTGGCATCACATAATGGAAATGGCTGAAAAAGATGGAACTGATGGTCGTTGTCCAGCATGTCGTGCACCTTATGACAAAGAAAAGATTGTGGGGATGGCAGCAAATTGTGAAAG GTTAGTGGCTGAAAGAAATTTGGAGCGGAAACAGAAACTACAGAAGTCGAAGCCGAAGGCGGCTTCTGAAGGAAGGAAACATCTTAATGATGTTAGAGTTATTCAACGGAACCTAGTGTATATAATTGGATTACCTCTTAACCTTGCAGATGAAGAT CTTCTTCAGCACAGGGAGTATTTTGGCCAGTATGGGAAGGTTATGAAGGTGTCCATTTCTCGTACAGCAAATGGGGTTATCCAACATTCTTCAAACAACAGCTGCTGTGT GTATATAACATACTCAAAAGAGGAGGAAGCGGCTCGATGTATTCAATCAGTGCACAGTTTTGTGTTAGATGGTAGATCCTTGAG GGCCTGCTTTGGAACCACAAAATATTGCCATGCATGGttaaaaaatttg CCTTGCAGCAATTCAGATTGTTTGTATTTGCATGATTATGGCTCTTTGGAGGATAGTTTTACCAAAGATGACCTAGTTTCAGCCTTTGAAAG GAGTAGAATTCAACAAATCATTGGTGCTACAAATAATTTGCATCGGCGTTCAGGGAATGTTTTACCTTCCCCAGCATTTGAGAATGCCAATACCAGCATATCAACGGCCAAACCAGTTGCGAGAAGTCCTTCAAAT TACACTAGCAATGAGGTTCGGGGACCTCCTGCAGATAATGGCTCCGGAAGATCTAGTGTACCTCCTAATGCTGCCTCTTG GGTCATGCGTGTCTCCACTAGTCTGCCACCAGTGACAAGTATTTCTGTTTCTGGACCTTCCAATCAAAATCCCGATATATCTGATAATTCCCAGGTTCTTCCATTAGACGTAATGACTGAAAGATCTACCCATGATGCAACAAAATCTATGATAGATGAAGAAAGCTGGGAAGTGCATTCTAATGCTAAATTGAAGCCAATAGAGTCTACCAAACAGTTTGTTGATGGAAATTGTCAAGTAGTTGAATCCAATACCAATGCAGAGAGTATTCTAGATTCAACCCGTGCCACTGTGACTTCCAGCAAACACTTTTCTCATCTATTAGCAGCTAAGGGCATCAATCAAAATATTGCAGCGCAATCCACCAGCACAAGCTCTCTTGAACTAATTAAACCATCCTATAGTCCAGGTTTCCTTAAAGATGGAAGTATTCATGCAGATGGGAATGTCCAGGGCTTATGCTCTGATTTATCATCAACGAACAATCATAATCATTTTAAACAGAACTTCTCTGGTTCAGTTGGTCCAGAGGGTGACCTAACTCAAACAAAAGGTGCACAGCAAGATGATAAAGAGCTTTCTGGTGAAGCTTCAATGTCAACAGCTTTTATGGAAGCTGCACTCATGGAAGGCTTACTAGGTTTAGATGATCAGCAGCCGAAGGATTTCAAGGGTATCCATCAGCAGCCATCCATCTCTTGTTCGCCTTGTCTATATCAGAATTTAAATCAGCCAAGCTGTCATTTCTGGCAGCATGGTGAGGTATCCAAACAAAGTAATGTTGTTCAGGATCCTAGAATTGTATGCATGAAACAAGAGGAAGATGCTTATCAATTGACATCTGAGAGTACTGTATCATCTAATGGCttcaatgataataaaattaatattcttCCTGATTTTGGTGGGACGTTTGGTTCCTCTAGTGTGTTCTCTGAGAAGGGATTAGGGAATTTGGGCATTTATGAAAAACCTGTACTTGGTGTTAACAATAGTGCTGAGTCTGATATTGGAGAGAGCAGCATAATCTCAAATATTTTGTCTTTGGATATTGATACATCGGAAGATTCATTAACCTCCCCTCACAATTTGGTGAAGTTCTTGAGTGAAACTGGTAAACAGCATGCTTCCATTAAAGTACCAAATTTACAAAAAGCACAAGATAAGAATCAGTCCAGATTCTCATTTGCCAGACAGGAGGATTACCTAAATCACATATCTGATTTTGAGAATTCTTTGGGTAGTATCAGGCATGTGCCCAATGAATATTCCACCTCACGTGATTTTGTAGAAAAGAAGCATCCTTATATAGACACATATGAGCATAACTTTTCATCCGGTAGTTTTTTGGAGTCTGGTAGGTATCCCAGCAGTGATCCTTTTACGTCCTCTAAACTTCCTG TTTCTAGAGCCCCAACTTCGATTCCACCGGGATTTTCAGTGCCAACCAAGGCAACGCCTCCAGGATTTCCTTCTCATGGGAGAATGGAACAGGCATTTGACCCTTCTG CATATCGTTTGCTGCAAAATTCTGCAAGAACTGGAATTTCTGGCTTCACCGAAGATGTTGAGTCTATTGATCCAGCAATACTGGAAGTTGGTAAAGGGATTCTAAAACGGGGGTTGAATAATGCTGGCTTTAATATGAGACCAACTCTATCTCAACAGTTTAGTCCTTTTGAGCAAGATCCAAGGCTTAACATGCTTATGCAACAATCTATTTCCCCACAGCAGAACTTAGGATTCCCGGATAACTTTGGGAATAGATTCTCTCCCCCACATGATGCATATAGATTTTCCCCGATGCTTCTAGATCAAGTTCAACCCAACAATCCATCTGCGCTATTGACTGCTCAACAAATTGGTAATATGCAGATGTCAAATGGCCATTGGGGTGGATGGAATGAGGCGAGGAATGTTAGTGGTCTGGGTATATCAGAATTACTTCAAAATGAGAGGATGGGATGTAACAAGTTTATTCCCGTTTATGAGGATGGAAAGTTTCCAATGTCTACTTTCAGCAATCTACCCAACAGAGAATTTGGGatgtga